In the Hordeum vulgare subsp. vulgare chromosome 7H, MorexV3_pseudomolecules_assembly, whole genome shotgun sequence genome, one interval contains:
- the LOC123411156 gene encoding uncharacterized protein LOC123411156, translated as MARELSKKNLELVLMQAMMAAKNVRTQRDRLLELHRRLHRHQHQADTDADAEAELGQIASDVFKVYYLGLDPGARMLWVCLDTAVKNRAVSAVNMAFALLPDERLYDALLAQKLPARPTTQPQAIARVESAVLAVKMLEEHHLPRCVECLVGGHAPVPGKPRDLAKADLSDDPDATATKPRHVASGQDVDKALDYLCRANRITTLAIKHIDLAVAVLSRFLDPKELARLADLTDRAAYLGVEISQPTTSSPDPSSSPATWD; from the exons ATGGCGCGGGAGCTGAGCAAGAAGAACCTGGAGTTGGTCCTGATGCAGGCCATGATGGCTGCCAAGAACGTGCGCACGCAGCGCGACCGCCTCCTCGAGCTCCACCGCCGCCTGCACCGCCACCAGCACCAGGCAGacaccgacgccgacgccgagGCCGAGCTCGGGCAGATCGCCTCGGACGTATTCAAGGTCTACTACCTCGGCCTGGATCCCGGCGCCAGGATGCTCTGGGTCTGCCTCGACACCGCCGTCAAGAACCGCGCCGTCTCCGCCGTCAACATGGCCTTCGCCCTCCTGCCCGACGAGCGGCTCTACGACGCGCTCCTCGCGCAGAAGCTCCCTGCCCGCCCCACCACCCAGCCCCAGGCCATCGCCCGCGTCGAGTCCGCCGTCCTCGCCGTCAAGATGCTCGAGGAGCACCACCTCCCGCGCTGCGTCGAGTGcctcgtcggcggccacgcccccGTCCCCGGCAAGCCCCGCGACCTGGCCAAGGCCGATCTCTCCGACGACCCGGACGCCACCGCCACCAAGCCCCGTCACGTAGCCAGCGGCCAAGACGTGGACAAGGCGCTCGACTACCTGTGCCGCGCAAACCGGATCACGACCCTCGCCATCAAGCACAtcgacctcgccgtcgccgtgctCTCCCGCTTCCTCGACCCCAAGGAGCTCGCCCGCCTCGCCGACTTGACCGACCGTGCCGCCTACCTCGGAGTTGAG ATTAGCCAGCCCACTACTTCTTCACCTGACCCATCATCTTCACCGGCGACATGGGACTGA